The following proteins come from a genomic window of Lolium rigidum isolate FL_2022 chromosome 5, APGP_CSIRO_Lrig_0.1, whole genome shotgun sequence:
- the LOC124658187 gene encoding transcription factor MYB83-like, producing the protein MRKPIDCPTTKCGGGVVAPGNSNVGAAAAAKLRKGLWSPEEDERLVAYMLRSGQGSWSDVARNAGLHRCGKSCRLRWINYLRPDLKRGAFSPQEEDLIVNLHAILGNRWSQIAARLPGRTDNEIKNFWNSTIKKRLKMSSAASSPATTECASPPDPKHDGGSASCLDLTSLDDGGHHAMKSVWRIDSSSSTSSTSSMQQQSRPSTIAVAAARVYGGLLLPLPDQVCGVSPSTDTSALPFFHDHASFKQVDPFHGGSYYNHGMAMGGGSGCFTAEEGAVGVGSEHGVLFNVPPLLEPMAVALQGQTLTASSGKDSNINHKNINMSAEATTLSSNNGSNITDSNNNKNNVNSVISYWEQHGHQQHMSRNVVMGEWDLEELMKDVSSMPFLDFQVE; encoded by the exons ATGAGGAAGCCCATAGACTGCCCAACGACGaagtgcggcggcggcgtggtggcgccGGGAAACAGCAATGTGGGCGCTGCTGCAGCCGCGAAGCTGCGGAAGGGgctgtggtcgccggaggaggacgaaAGGCTGGTGGCGTACATGCTGCGGAGCGGGCAGGGATCGTGGAGCGACGTGGCGCGCAACGCCGGGCTGCACCGGTGCGGCAAAAGCTGCCGCCTCCGGTGGATCAACTACCTCCGGCCGGACCTCAAGCGGGGCGCTTTCTCGCCACAAGAAGAGGACCTGATCGTCAACCTCCACGCTATCCTCGGCAACAG GTGGTCTCAGATTGCTGCCAGGCTGCCGGGGCGCACCGACAACGAGATCAAAAACTTCTGGAACTCCACCATCAAGAAGCGGCTCAAGATGAGCTCCGCGGCTTCGTCTCCGGCGACAACGGAATGCGCGTCACCGCCGGATCCCAAGCACGACGGTGGCAGTGCCAGCTGCCTCGACCTCACCAGCTTAGATGACGGCGGCCACCACGCAATGAAGAGCGTGTGGCGgatagactcctcctcctccacctcctccacctcgtcgaTGCAGCAGCAGAGCCGGCCGTCGACGATCGCTGTAGCTGCGGCCAGGGTCtacggcggcctcctcctccccctccctgaCCAAGTCTGTGGCGTCTCGCCGTCCACCGACACGTCGGCCCTGCCGTTCTTCCACGACCATGCATCCTTTAAGCAGGTTGATCCATTTCATGGTGGTAGCTACTACAACCATGGGATGGCAATGGGAGGAGGAAGCGGTTGCTTCACGGCAGAAGAAGGAGCAGTCGGCGTAGGAAGCGAACATGGTGTCCTCTTCAACGTGCCCCCTCTGCTAGAGCCCATGGCGGTAGCATTACAAGGTCAAACCCTAACGGCATCAAGCGGTAAGGACAGCAACATCAACCATAAAAATATTAACATGTCTGCTGAGGCTACCACACTGAGCAGCAACAATGGCAGCAACATTAcggacagcaacaacaacaagaacaatgtcAACAGTGTGATCTCCTACTGGGAGCAGCATGGTCACCAGCAGCACATGAGCAGGAACGTAGTCATGGGGGAGTGGGACTTGGAGGAGCTGATGAAAGATGTGTCATCTATGCCTTTCCTTGATTTCCAAGTTGAGTGA